From the genome of Candidatus Roizmanbacteria bacterium, one region includes:
- a CDS encoding glycosyltransferase family 39 protein, with the protein MFDISGFVNWFRKNFSKRDLFYTALLLVTYLATRLINLDKFPIFTDEGIYIHWSKIAWKDAAWRFISLTDGKQPLHTWGMIPFLKIFSPNLLLGGRMFSILSGLIALKGVFSLSYYLWGKKTAFIASLFYIFTPMFLFYDRMALADSAVNAGFIWILFGSILLIRTLRMDVALAFGLAAGTAMLTKSSSQMFVALSGLAPVLAFKKKSFIKNSFSFYVLFVFAYVLALVIYNVQRLSPYLQYVDQKNGTFVLTFKEFFAAPFSLVISNLPLIPWYVFSEMGYALGVIGVVGLFFLIKKDWRLGLYLAAWLLFPYVAISFFAKVIFPRYLIFFATLLTLTAAYLISSTKNKTVKVLCFTFYALSVGYFNYAILFDNQKIPFPPVDRGQYIESVNAGYGIKDLIQYAREKSMDKPVILLAEGNFGVVGDMLESSIGIGEKISIRGFWPLNAKDLYDNQKELANNHVYVVYSHRKLSEIDSSWPLRLIKEYRRPFGDSSFTLLELTSAN; encoded by the coding sequence ATGTTTGACATATCTGGCTTTGTCAATTGGTTCCGAAAAAACTTTTCAAAGCGCGATCTTTTTTATACTGCCTTACTACTCGTCACTTATCTCGCAACTCGCCTCATAAATCTTGATAAGTTTCCGATTTTCACCGATGAGGGCATCTATATTCACTGGTCCAAGATTGCTTGGAAGGATGCGGCGTGGCGCTTTATTTCTCTAACTGATGGGAAACAACCGCTACACACCTGGGGAATGATTCCATTTCTCAAGATATTTTCACCCAACCTTCTGTTAGGTGGCCGAATGTTTTCTATACTCTCAGGACTGATCGCGCTCAAAGGAGTTTTTTCTCTCTCCTACTATCTCTGGGGTAAAAAAACAGCTTTTATAGCCTCACTGTTCTACATCTTCACTCCGATGTTTCTATTTTATGACAGAATGGCGCTTGCCGATTCAGCTGTTAACGCAGGATTTATCTGGATACTATTTGGGTCGATTCTTCTTATAAGAACGCTGAGAATGGATGTAGCTCTCGCGTTTGGCCTTGCTGCAGGTACAGCCATGCTTACTAAATCTTCCTCACAGATGTTTGTGGCGCTCAGTGGACTCGCACCTGTACTCGCTTTCAAGAAAAAGTCCTTCATCAAAAATTCTTTCAGTTTCTATGTACTTTTCGTTTTTGCCTATGTCCTAGCGCTGGTCATTTACAACGTACAAAGACTCTCTCCTTATCTTCAGTATGTCGATCAAAAAAATGGCACTTTTGTTCTCACATTCAAAGAGTTCTTCGCAGCGCCATTCTCTCTGGTGATAAGCAATCTACCCCTAATTCCGTGGTATGTGTTTTCTGAAATGGGCTACGCATTAGGAGTTATCGGAGTGGTGGGATTATTTTTCTTGATCAAAAAAGATTGGAGATTGGGTCTCTATCTTGCAGCATGGCTTCTATTCCCCTATGTTGCTATTTCATTTTTTGCCAAGGTAATCTTTCCCCGATATCTTATATTTTTTGCTACGCTCCTAACTTTGACTGCAGCTTATTTAATCAGTAGTACAAAAAATAAGACAGTCAAAGTTCTCTGTTTCACGTTCTACGCTCTAAGTGTCGGTTACTTCAACTATGCAATATTATTCGATAATCAGAAAATTCCGTTCCCTCCTGTTGATCGCGGACAGTACATCGAAAGTGTGAACGCAGGATATGGAATCAAAGATCTAATTCAGTATGCTCGTGAAAAATCTATGGATAAACCCGTTATTCTACTCGCCGAGGGAAACTTTGGCGTCGTAGGCGACATGTTAGAGTCATCGATCGGAATAGGTGAAAAAATTAGCATCAGAGGATTCTGGCCCCTAAATGCAAAGGACCTCTACGACAATCAGAAAGAACTTGCGAATAACCATGTGTATGTGGTTTATTCCCACAGAAAGCTTTCCGAGATCGATTCCTCATGGCCATTACGCCTCATTAAGGAATATAGGAGACCGTTTGGAGACTCAAGCTTTACCCTTCTTGAACTTACCAGCGCTAATTAG